From a single Terriglobales bacterium genomic region:
- a CDS encoding TIGR00730 family Rossman fold protein, whose protein sequence is MKRICVFCGSNVGRRPEYRRAAEELGRVLAARGVGLVYGGGNIGLMGVMADAVLAGGGEVQGVIPHALVAREVAHKDLHKLHIVDSMHERKQLMADLADAFIALPGGYGTFEEFCEAVTWSQLGIHKKPCGLLNVEGYFDPLIAQFDQAVREGFLHPDNRALVLEARMPEALLDALARWKPPVKEAWIEKRER, encoded by the coding sequence GTGAAGCGGATCTGCGTGTTCTGTGGGTCGAATGTGGGGCGGCGGCCGGAGTACCGGCGCGCGGCGGAAGAGCTGGGCCGGGTGCTGGCGGCGCGCGGGGTGGGGCTGGTCTATGGCGGCGGGAACATCGGGCTGATGGGGGTGATGGCGGACGCGGTGCTGGCCGGAGGCGGCGAGGTCCAGGGGGTGATCCCGCACGCGCTGGTGGCGCGCGAGGTGGCGCACAAGGACTTGCACAAGCTGCACATCGTGGACTCCATGCACGAACGCAAGCAGCTGATGGCCGACCTGGCGGACGCCTTCATCGCCTTGCCCGGCGGCTACGGGACCTTCGAGGAGTTCTGCGAGGCGGTGACCTGGTCGCAGCTCGGGATCCACAAGAAGCCCTGCGGGCTGCTGAACGTCGAGGGCTACTTCGATCCCCTGATCGCGCAGTTCGACCAGGCGGTGCGCGAGGGCTTCCTGCATCCCGACAACCGGGCGCTGGTGCTGGAGGCGCGCATGCCAGAGGCGCTGCTGGACGCGCTGGCGCGATGGAAACCGCCGGTGAAGGAAGCGTGGATAGAGAAGAGAGAGAGGTAG
- a CDS encoding cupin domain-containing protein gives MATFKVGFSEAITSLFTPESKTSVAVFRHGSLEVKMYAPRKHDPQTTHTRDEVYFVAQGRGTYFHAGERQPFGPGDFLFAAAGVEHRFEDFSDDFFVWVFFYGPEGGEK, from the coding sequence ACGTTCAAGGTCGGTTTCAGCGAAGCGATCACATCTCTGTTCACGCCCGAGTCCAAGACGTCCGTCGCCGTCTTCCGCCACGGCTCTCTGGAGGTGAAGATGTACGCGCCTCGAAAACACGATCCGCAGACTACGCATACCCGCGACGAGGTTTACTTCGTGGCCCAGGGCCGGGGGACCTACTTCCACGCCGGGGAGCGCCAGCCCTTCGGGCCCGGGGATTTTCTGTTCGCGGCCGCCGGGGTCGAGCACCGCTTTGAGGATTTCAGCGACGACTTCTTCGTTTGGGTCTTCTTCTATGGGCCTGAGGGCGGGGAGAAGTAA